In Macadamia integrifolia cultivar HAES 741 chromosome 5, SCU_Mint_v3, whole genome shotgun sequence, a single window of DNA contains:
- the LOC122079017 gene encoding loganic acid O-methyltransferase-like, whose translation MGEMGEEEIISSKALPMKGGDGPYSYTKNSYCQRVALDNIKEMINEAIAENLDIKHLSPISNTFCIADLGCSVGPNTFTSMNDIMEATVLKYHSEGLSSNLPEFHVFFNDHTANDFNTLFTSLPPDRQYFAAGVPGSFYIRLFPKASLHFVHSSFALHYLSKLPKEITDKNSPAYNKGKISYPTSSKEVVEAYASQFSKDFESFLNFRAEELVCGGLMVLIMTGIPDGSSRFQAIGATLDVLGYCLMDMAKMGLVSEAKVDSFNFPVYSPFRREVEELLERNRCFSVERFELVTRTRDVAATDVQAVTKHARAVTEEMIKQRFGSEIIDELYERVFQKLQEFPQFLDGIFKRSTQLFVVLKRQAMD comes from the exons atgggagagatgggagaagaagaaatcatatCATCCAAAGCTTTACCAATGAAAGGAGGAGATGGCCCTTACAGCTACACTAAGAACTCCTACTGTCAG AGAGTGGCTTTGGACAATATAAAAGAGATGATCAATGAAGCAATTGCAGAGAATCTTGACATCAAACACCTCTCTCCTATTTCAAATACATTTTGCATTGCAGATTTGGGCTGTTCAGTTGGACCCAATACTTTTACTTCCATGAATGACATAATGGAAGCCACAGTACTCAAGTACCATTCTGAAGGCCTAAGTTCAAACCTTCCTGAATTCCATGTCTTCTTCAATGACCACACAGCCAATGATTTCAATACTCTCTTCACTTCTCTCCCACCAGACCGACAATACTTCGCCGCCGGCGTTCCGGGTTCTTTCTACATCCGTTTATTTCCAAAAGCTTCTCTTCACTTTGTTCACTCTTCTTTTGCTCTCCATTATCTCTCTAAACTACCAAAAGAGATTACAGACAAGAACTCTCCTGCATATAACAAAGGGAAGATCAGTTATCCAACCTCCTCAAAGGAAGTTGTGGAAGCTTATGCATCTCAATTCTCTAAAGACTTTGAATCCTTCTTGAATTTCAGGGCTGAAGAGCTTGTGTGTGGAGGGTTGATGGTACTTATCATGACAGGTATTCCAGATGGGTCATCTCGTTTCCAAGCCATTGGTGCAACTCTTGATGTTCTTGGGTATTGCCTCATGGATATGGCTAAAATG GGACTAGTGAGTGAAGCTAAAGTGGATTCCTTCAATTTCCCTGTCTATAGTCCATTTCGCCGGGAGGTTGAGGAGTTGCTTGAAAGAAACAGATGTTTCAGTGTCGAGAGATTTGAACTGGTGACACGAACACGAGATGTTGCAGCGACCGATGTACAGGCCGTTACGAAGCATGCAAGAGCTGTTACAGAGGAAATGATCAAGCAACGCTTTGGAAGTGAGATCATAGATGAACTCTATGAACGGGTCTTCCAAAAATTACAGGAGTTTCCCCAGTTCTTAGATGGTATCTTCAAGAGATCAACTCAATTATTTGTGGTTCTCAAGCGCCAAGCAATGGATtga